In the genome of Myroides phaeus, one region contains:
- a CDS encoding NAD(P)H-dependent glycerol-3-phosphate dehydrogenase yields MSDYPKFAVIGGGSWATAIVKMLSENLNEIAWYMRNETAIEEIKVNYHNPNYLSSVEFDVDQLLLTNDINKAVSYADYVIFAIPSAFLTPEMESLYVSLEGKVIISAIKGIIPETSMIVGEHFNKTYDIPYDNIAVITGPCHAEEVALERLSYLTIACRNEVHAKVIEDCLSSHYIKVKVTDDIVGTEYAAVLKNIYAIACGMAHGLGYGDNFQALLMSNAIREMKKFIKKVHRMKRNINNSAYLGDLLVTGYSLFSRNRMFGNMIGKGYTVKSAQMEMNMIAEGYYATKSAYELNKNFGAKTPIINAVYDILYNGKDPKKTFRKLTEKLD; encoded by the coding sequence ATGAGTGATTATCCGAAATTTGCGGTTATAGGAGGTGGAAGCTGGGCTACTGCTATTGTAAAAATGCTGAGTGAGAATCTAAATGAAATTGCTTGGTACATGCGTAATGAAACTGCTATTGAAGAAATAAAAGTAAATTATCATAATCCTAATTATTTAAGTTCAGTAGAATTTGACGTTGATCAATTGTTGTTGACTAACGATATCAATAAAGCTGTTTCTTATGCGGACTACGTTATTTTTGCCATTCCATCTGCGTTTTTGACACCAGAAATGGAAAGCTTATACGTTAGTTTAGAGGGGAAAGTTATCATATCTGCGATAAAAGGTATTATACCTGAAACGAGTATGATAGTTGGTGAGCATTTTAATAAAACATATGATATTCCTTATGATAATATTGCTGTAATTACAGGGCCTTGTCACGCTGAGGAAGTTGCTTTAGAACGTTTATCTTATTTGACTATTGCTTGTAGAAATGAAGTACACGCAAAAGTGATTGAAGATTGTTTAAGTAGCCACTACATCAAAGTTAAAGTAACAGATGATATTGTAGGAACGGAATATGCAGCAGTGTTGAAAAATATTTATGCTATTGCTTGTGGTATGGCACACGGTTTAGGGTATGGAGATAACTTCCAAGCTCTATTAATGAGTAATGCTATCCGTGAGATGAAGAAGTTCATTAAGAAAGTACACCGCATGAAGCGAAATATAAATAACTCTGCTTATTTAGGCGATTTACTGGTTACTGGTTACTCTCTGTTCTCTAGAAACAGAATGTTTGGTAACATGATTGGTAAAGGATATACTGTAAAGTCAGCACAAATGGAGATGAATATGATTGCTGAAGGATATTATGCAACGAAAAGTGCTTATGAGTTAAATAAGAATTTTGGTGCTAAAACACCTATTATCAATGCAGTGTATGATATTTTATACAATGGAAAAGATCCTAAAAAGACATTTAGAAAGTTAACAGAGAAGTTAGATTAA
- a CDS encoding glycoside hydrolase family 32 protein yields MKKTIKIPVLITNNFLFIPIDETKTENRIEIIDPYNNTLYSFKAKLSIEKAQYYTPLDVSNHLGRELILKIYNTTLDQSISECLILKPFNIYNYCEKHRPLYHFSSPFGWINDPNGLYYKNGFYHLYYQYNPYGIKWGNISWGHATSQDLIHWINHPPAILQNHLGDVFSGSIIIDNNNDAGFGKKTICAFYTSSSDKQVQSLAYSTDDGKTFKNYMNNPILTDEENKDFRDPKLFWHKQTNKWIMALATGQTITFYSSTNLKAWSKLSIFGNGIGCHKGVWECPDLFEISNGTITKWVLFVSINPGGPNGGNATQYFIGEFDGTTFTPDDTEYPLWLDYGRDNYAGVTWHNNPNKKPRYIGWMSNWDYANEIPTKNFTNAMTLPRTIELAKNGNSYCLRTQPIKELKNLRAEKYLIESKLLQKSILVPYFFDDNLGAYEILLDFVIIDQSTSNVNLTLSNSVDENLLFSFDIKNEKLTIDRSKSGQVNFSENFAKDKIVAPFPSQIKHQLKLFIDKASSELFINKGKIAVTNLIFPTEPYSSINLEVENGSIDITKFTIYKLQ; encoded by the coding sequence ATGAAAAAGACTATCAAAATCCCAGTCCTAATTACAAACAACTTCCTCTTTATTCCTATTGATGAAACTAAAACAGAAAATCGAATCGAAATTATAGACCCCTATAACAACACCCTCTATTCATTTAAAGCAAAACTCTCAATAGAAAAGGCGCAATATTACACTCCTTTGGACGTAAGCAATCACTTAGGAAGAGAGCTTATTCTTAAAATTTATAATACAACACTTGATCAAAGTATTAGTGAATGCCTTATCCTAAAGCCATTTAATATTTACAATTACTGCGAAAAACATCGCCCCCTTTATCACTTTTCTTCCCCATTTGGCTGGATTAACGACCCAAATGGTCTATACTATAAAAATGGTTTCTATCATTTGTATTACCAATACAACCCTTATGGTATTAAATGGGGTAATATAAGTTGGGGACATGCAACTTCTCAAGATTTAATCCATTGGATCAATCACCCTCCTGCTATACTTCAAAATCATTTAGGTGATGTATTTTCTGGCAGTATAATCATTGATAATAACAATGATGCTGGTTTTGGTAAAAAAACAATTTGTGCGTTCTATACCTCTTCAAGTGATAAACAAGTTCAGAGTCTTGCTTATAGTACTGACGACGGTAAAACTTTTAAAAATTATATGAATAACCCAATTCTAACGGATGAAGAAAACAAAGACTTTAGAGATCCTAAACTTTTTTGGCATAAGCAAACAAATAAATGGATAATGGCTTTAGCTACAGGACAAACTATTACTTTCTATAGTTCTACAAATCTTAAAGCATGGAGTAAACTAAGTATATTTGGAAATGGAATTGGCTGTCACAAAGGAGTTTGGGAATGTCCTGATCTTTTTGAAATATCAAATGGAACAATAACGAAATGGGTGCTTTTTGTTAGCATAAATCCAGGAGGTCCAAATGGTGGCAATGCAACACAATACTTTATTGGGGAATTTGATGGCACTACATTTACTCCTGATGATACAGAATATCCTTTATGGTTGGATTATGGTCGTGATAATTATGCTGGAGTAACTTGGCACAACAATCCAAATAAAAAGCCAAGATACATCGGTTGGATGAGTAATTGGGATTATGCTAATGAAATTCCCACTAAGAACTTTACAAATGCAATGACTTTACCAAGAACAATTGAATTAGCAAAAAATGGTAATTCTTACTGCTTAAGAACTCAACCTATTAAAGAGTTAAAAAATCTACGAGCAGAAAAGTATCTTATTGAAAGTAAATTACTACAAAAAAGTATACTCGTTCCTTACTTCTTTGATGATAACTTAGGAGCTTATGAAATACTATTAGACTTTGTAATTATTGATCAATCTACATCAAATGTAAACTTAACTTTAAGCAACTCTGTGGATGAAAACCTATTGTTCTCCTTTGATATTAAAAATGAAAAACTAACTATAGACCGTAGTAAAAGTGGTCAAGTAAATTTTTCAGAAAATTTCGCAAAAGATAAAATCGTAGCTCCTTTCCCTTCACAAATAAAGCATCAGCTAAAACTATTTATTGATAAAGCTTCTTCAGAATTATTTATCAATAAGGGTAAAATAGCTGTTACAAACTTAATATTCCCTACTGAACCATATTCTTCCATCAATCTTGAAGTAGAAAATGGATCAATTGATATAACAAAATTCACTATTTATAAACTCCAATAA
- a CDS encoding YicC/YloC family endoribonuclease translates to MTGFGKASLQLPTKKITVEVKSLNSKSLDLNVRLPQTYREKELPLRNIIAQELERGKVDFSLFCEITAEETSNKINGPIVLSYINQMKEIIPNGDATELMKMAVRMPDALKVERVELDENEWTEIEKVIKEAISNMKEFRVSEGGSLEADFRKRVANIREYMNEVAILDSERILTVKERLRSNLAELQLTIDENRFEQEVIYYLEKMDITEEKVRLSKHLDYFIETLEGAEANGRKLGFIAQEMGREINTMGSKSNHAEMQKFVVRMKDELEKIKEQVLNVL, encoded by the coding sequence ATGACAGGGTTTGGTAAAGCAAGTTTGCAGTTACCAACAAAAAAAATCACAGTTGAAGTAAAATCTCTTAACAGTAAAAGTTTAGACTTAAATGTACGTTTACCTCAAACTTATAGAGAGAAAGAACTTCCTCTACGCAACATAATTGCACAAGAGTTAGAAAGAGGAAAAGTTGACTTTTCATTGTTTTGCGAGATTACAGCAGAAGAAACTTCGAACAAGATTAATGGTCCGATTGTACTTTCATATATCAATCAAATGAAAGAAATCATTCCTAATGGAGATGCAACAGAATTGATGAAAATGGCTGTTCGTATGCCAGATGCATTGAAAGTAGAACGTGTGGAATTAGATGAGAATGAGTGGACAGAGATTGAAAAAGTAATAAAAGAAGCCATCAGTAATATGAAAGAATTTCGTGTTAGTGAAGGAGGGTCATTAGAAGCTGACTTTAGAAAAAGAGTTGCCAATATTCGTGAGTACATGAACGAAGTTGCAATTCTTGATAGTGAGCGTATCTTAACTGTAAAAGAGCGTTTACGTTCTAACTTAGCTGAATTGCAATTGACAATTGACGAGAACCGTTTTGAGCAAGAGGTAATTTACTATCTTGAGAAAATGGACATTACAGAAGAGAAGGTGCGTTTGTCTAAACATTTAGATTACTTTATTGAAACATTAGAAGGAGCTGAAGCGAATGGTCGTAAATTAGGATTCATTGCTCAGGAAATGGGACGTGAGATTAATACGATGGGTTCAAAATCAAATCATGCTGAAATGCAGAAGTTTGTAGTAAGAATGAAAGACGAGTTAGAAAAAATTAAAGAACAAGTATTAAACGTTCTTTAA
- a CDS encoding TerC family protein: protein MDHLINHPGLLAVFGVVVFVMLLLDLGVFNRHSHTVSTKEALIWTVVWVSLAMCFSGVIYYYMDFENFARFQSAYWIEKALSVDNLFVFILVFTFFKVPKELHHRVLFWGIIGALVFRAIFIFAGVEIINHTYLPAIEIFGKSVEINVVLTIFGVFLLVSGIKSWFAKEDHHEDEDLSKNFAVRMVHKFFKVSKDYDGEKFFTVQNGVKMVTPLFVALMVIEFTDLIFAVDSIPAIFAIAPDDPFILYTSNIFAILGLRSLYFLLANFMDKFSKLKYGLAIILSFIGVKMIISPFIHIDSLVSLSVIAGVLILSVVASFLFPPKKVA, encoded by the coding sequence ATGGATCATTTAATTAATCACCCTGGGCTTTTAGCTGTTTTCGGTGTTGTAGTTTTTGTAATGTTATTATTAGACTTAGGTGTATTTAACCGCCATAGTCATACTGTTTCAACTAAAGAAGCATTGATATGGACTGTTGTATGGGTAAGTTTAGCAATGTGTTTTAGTGGTGTTATCTACTATTATATGGATTTTGAAAACTTTGCACGTTTTCAATCTGCTTATTGGATTGAAAAGGCATTGTCCGTAGATAATCTATTTGTATTCATACTTGTTTTTACCTTTTTTAAAGTTCCAAAGGAATTACATCATCGCGTTCTTTTCTGGGGAATTATAGGAGCTTTAGTTTTTAGAGCTATATTTATTTTCGCAGGAGTAGAAATAATTAATCATACTTACTTACCAGCAATTGAAATTTTTGGTAAGAGTGTAGAAATAAATGTTGTATTAACCATTTTTGGGGTGTTTTTACTTGTTTCAGGTATTAAATCATGGTTTGCTAAAGAAGATCATCACGAAGATGAAGACTTGTCTAAAAACTTTGCTGTACGTATGGTACACAAGTTTTTTAAAGTAAGTAAGGATTATGATGGAGAGAAGTTCTTTACTGTTCAAAATGGCGTAAAAATGGTAACCCCATTGTTTGTAGCATTAATGGTTATTGAGTTCACAGATTTAATATTTGCTGTAGATAGTATTCCTGCTATTTTTGCTATTGCACCAGACGATCCATTTATCTTATATACATCTAATATATTTGCTATTTTAGGTTTAAGATCACTTTATTTCCTATTGGCAAACTTTATGGATAAGTTCTCTAAATTGAAATATGGATTAGCAATTATATTATCATTTATTGGGGTGAAGATGATTATCTCTCCTTTCATTCATATCGATTCATTAGTATCGTTATCAGTAATTGCAGGAGTATTGATTTTATCAGTAGTAGCTTCGTTTTTATTCCCTCCAAAGAAAGTAGCGTAA
- a CDS encoding rhodanese-related sulfurtransferase — MQLYNTLSAEERAELIEQAGENRLTLSFYAYAKIQDPQQFRDDLFLAWDALDALGRTYVAHEGINAQMSVPASKFDAFRDTLEQYDFMKGIRLNVAVEQDDLSFLKLTVKVRNKIVADGLNDDTFDVTNKGIHLKAQEFNEMLADPNTVVVDFRNHYESEVGHFVGAITPDVDTFRESLPKIKDELNDIKEEKNLLMYCTGGIRCEKASAYFKHHGFKNVYQLEGGIIEYTRQVKAEGLDSKFIGKNFVFDHRLGERITDDVIANCHQCGKPCDTHVNCANEACHLLFIQCDECAEKMHGCCSDECLDIIQLPEDEQKRLRQGVQKGNLIFKKGRSESLKFQKERNVFDEIKAVKVSTVTQIRKKQVERKVLVGVVQHYFTKAGVGQFEMSKEIQVGDKIAIVGPTTGDERLTVAKMMVNGQEATVAKEGDRMTMELSFRVRKNDQLFKIID, encoded by the coding sequence ATGCAACTGTATAACACATTAAGCGCAGAAGAAAGAGCTGAACTTATTGAGCAAGCGGGAGAAAACCGTTTGACTTTATCTTTCTATGCGTACGCAAAAATACAAGACCCACAACAATTTAGAGACGATTTATTCCTTGCTTGGGATGCCCTTGATGCTTTAGGACGTACTTACGTTGCGCACGAAGGAATCAACGCTCAAATGTCTGTTCCTGCTTCAAAATTTGACGCTTTTAGAGATACATTAGAACAATACGATTTTATGAAAGGAATCCGTTTGAATGTTGCTGTTGAGCAAGATGATTTGTCTTTCTTAAAGTTAACTGTAAAGGTTAGAAATAAGATTGTTGCAGACGGATTAAATGATGACACATTTGACGTTACTAATAAAGGAATTCACTTAAAAGCACAAGAGTTTAATGAAATGCTTGCTGACCCAAATACGGTTGTAGTAGATTTCAGAAATCACTATGAGAGTGAAGTTGGTCACTTTGTGGGTGCAATAACTCCGGATGTTGATACTTTCCGTGAGTCATTACCAAAAATTAAAGACGAATTAAACGACATCAAAGAAGAGAAAAACTTATTGATGTATTGTACAGGTGGTATTCGTTGTGAGAAAGCATCTGCTTATTTTAAACACCACGGTTTTAAAAATGTTTACCAATTAGAAGGTGGTATTATTGAATATACACGCCAGGTAAAAGCAGAAGGTTTAGATAGTAAATTCATCGGAAAAAACTTTGTATTCGATCACCGTTTAGGAGAGCGTATTACAGATGATGTAATTGCTAACTGTCACCAATGTGGAAAACCATGTGATACACACGTGAACTGTGCAAATGAGGCATGTCATTTATTGTTTATTCAATGTGATGAGTGTGCTGAAAAAATGCATGGTTGTTGTTCTGACGAATGTTTAGATATTATTCAATTACCAGAAGACGAACAAAAACGTTTACGTCAAGGAGTTCAGAAAGGTAACTTGATTTTCAAAAAGGGACGTTCAGAATCATTAAAGTTCCAAAAGGAACGCAATGTGTTTGATGAGATAAAAGCTGTTAAAGTAAGTACTGTTACTCAGATTCGCAAGAAGCAAGTAGAACGCAAAGTTTTAGTTGGAGTAGTTCAACATTACTTTACTAAAGCAGGAGTAGGTCAATTTGAAATGAGTAAAGAAATTCAAGTTGGCGATAAGATTGCTATCGTTGGACCTACTACAGGAGATGAGCGTTTAACTGTTGCTAAGATGATGGTTAATGGACAAGAAGCTACTGTAGCAAAAGAGGGCGATAGAATGACAATGGAGCTTAGCTTCAGAGTTCGTAAAAATGATCAATTATTTAAAATAATAGACTAA
- the gmk gene encoding guanylate kinase: protein MKKGKLIVFSAPSGSGKTTIVRHLLEQQDLNLAFSISCTSRAPRGEEVHGEDYYFLSLDDFKTHIKGEDFLEWEEVYRDNFYGTLKSEVERIWALGKNVIFDIDVAGGLRIKRKFPDETLAVFVKPPSIDELKIRLKKRSTESEDKINMRIAKASVELATAPQFDMIIKNYDLDTAKEEAYQLVKEFIK, encoded by the coding sequence ATGAAAAAAGGTAAGCTTATAGTATTTTCAGCTCCATCAGGGTCTGGAAAGACTACCATAGTTAGACATTTATTAGAACAACAAGATTTGAATTTAGCATTCTCTATTTCTTGTACATCTCGTGCGCCGAGAGGTGAAGAAGTACACGGAGAGGACTATTACTTTTTATCTTTAGATGATTTTAAAACGCATATTAAAGGAGAAGATTTCTTAGAATGGGAAGAGGTTTATAGAGATAATTTCTATGGAACTTTAAAATCAGAAGTAGAGAGAATTTGGGCCTTAGGGAAGAATGTTATTTTTGATATTGATGTAGCAGGAGGATTGCGTATTAAACGTAAGTTTCCAGACGAAACTTTAGCAGTTTTTGTTAAGCCACCAAGTATTGATGAGCTTAAAATTCGCTTAAAGAAACGTTCTACTGAAAGTGAAGATAAAATCAATATGCGTATTGCAAAAGCATCTGTAGAGTTAGCAACAGCACCGCAATTTGATATGATTATCAAAAACTATGATTTAGATACAGCTAAAGAAGAGGCTTATCAATTAGTGAAAGAATTTATTAAATAA
- a CDS encoding arsenate reductase family protein, with translation MKKIYYLSTCSTCKRILSEMPAVDTFELQEIKKDPITAEQLEEMYAKVGSYELLFNKRSQLYKNRELKSKNLQEEDYKDLLLEHYTFLSRPVIFIGDEIFVGNSAKVIEKAKKKAAL, from the coding sequence ATGAAAAAAATATATTATTTGAGTACATGTAGTACTTGTAAACGCATTTTGAGCGAAATGCCAGCGGTTGATACTTTTGAATTACAAGAGATTAAAAAGGATCCAATTACTGCTGAGCAGTTAGAAGAAATGTATGCAAAAGTTGGAAGTTATGAATTGCTTTTTAATAAGCGTTCACAATTGTACAAGAATAGAGAGTTGAAAAGTAAGAATCTACAAGAGGAAGACTATAAAGACTTATTATTAGAACACTATACTTTTTTAAGCAGACCTGTTATTTTCATTGGAGATGAGATCTTTGTTGGAAACAGTGCTAAAGTAATTGAGAAAGCAAAGAAGAAAGCTGCGCTTTAA
- the nadD gene encoding nicotinate (nicotinamide) nucleotide adenylyltransferase, translating into MKVGLYFGTFNPIHIGHLVIANHLVQFTDLDEVWMVVTPHSPLKKKKGLLEDFHRMHMVNLATADYDHIRPSDIEFNLPQPNYTVNTMAYLHERFPKYEFALIMGQDNLDSLPKWKNYEVLLDRYSLYVYPRVFSDKQEDNPLLSHPSVHLIENAPIMEISATFIRDSIKEGKNVQPLLDKEVWKYIDHNLFYKK; encoded by the coding sequence ATGAAGGTTGGATTGTATTTTGGAACTTTTAACCCTATTCACATTGGACATTTAGTTATTGCCAATCACTTAGTTCAGTTTACTGATCTTGATGAGGTTTGGATGGTAGTAACACCACATAGTCCGTTGAAAAAGAAGAAGGGATTGTTAGAAGATTTTCATCGTATGCACATGGTTAATTTAGCAACAGCTGATTATGACCACATCAGACCTTCGGATATAGAATTTAATTTGCCACAACCAAATTATACGGTAAATACAATGGCATATTTGCACGAACGTTTTCCAAAGTATGAGTTTGCTTTAATTATGGGGCAAGATAATTTGGATTCTTTACCGAAGTGGAAAAATTATGAAGTATTGTTAGATCGTTATTCTCTTTACGTGTATCCGCGCGTATTTAGTGATAAACAAGAAGACAATCCACTTTTGAGTCATCCAAGTGTACACTTAATTGAAAATGCTCCTATTATGGAGATTTCAGCTACATTTATCAGAGATTCAATTAAAGAAGGTAAAAACGTGCAACCTCTGTTAGATAAAGAGGTGTGGAAATACATTGATCATAATCTATTTTATAAAAAATAA
- a CDS encoding c-type cytochrome, which produces MKTRNLFTLSFFLILSVALLAFTNDTEIKESNVTKSEWKNLKVLPQDISNDSLKSLMRGYNDALGVKCSHCHTAIEGTDKLDFADDSKKEKEIARKMILMTRKINADNFNWENHPNPELINVVNCTMCHRGNTKATKIIN; this is translated from the coding sequence ATGAAAACAAGAAATCTATTTACACTTTCTTTTTTTCTAATTCTGTCGGTAGCTCTTTTAGCCTTTACAAATGATACAGAAATAAAAGAAAGCAATGTAACTAAATCAGAATGGAAAAATCTAAAGGTATTACCACAAGATATTTCTAACGACAGTTTAAAAAGCTTAATGCGCGGATACAATGATGCCTTGGGAGTAAAATGTAGTCACTGCCATACAGCAATCGAAGGCACTGATAAGTTAGACTTTGCTGATGATAGTAAGAAAGAAAAAGAAATTGCGAGAAAAATGATATTGATGACTCGTAAAATTAATGCTGATAACTTCAATTGGGAAAACCATCCTAATCCAGAATTAATAAATGTTGTCAATTGTACAATGTGTCATAGAGGCAATACCAAAGCAACAAAAATAATTAATTAA
- a CDS encoding iron-containing alcohol dehydrogenase has translation MLNFELYNPTRLLYGEGQIGEIKNYIPANAKVLIAYGGGSIFKNGVYDQVKEALQGFDVVEFGGIEPNPRFETVVKAVDIIKAEGVDFILGVGGGSVIDGVKFISAAVYFEGDPIAIVQKKMRVDWKAMPYGAILTLPATGSEMNCGAVVTIEKTKEKLSFEGESLYPVFSVCDPKVIASLPERQIANGLADSFVHVLEQYLTFPQNAPLQDRFAEGILSTVIEVSKPILEDPTNYEAANNYMWCCTMALNGLISKGVKVDWVTHAIGHELTALYGIDHGRTLAIIGPNLYRVMFETKKEKLAQLGRRVFNIQGDNDDVVAKEAIEAMVEFFHSLGIQTKISDYTEDFEKASAFIADRFAERGWEAMGEKHNITVDKVKEIVELSF, from the coding sequence ATGTTGAATTTTGAGTTATATAACCCAACCAGATTGTTATATGGTGAGGGACAAATAGGAGAAATTAAAAATTATATTCCTGCTAATGCTAAGGTATTAATAGCTTATGGAGGAGGAAGTATTTTTAAGAATGGAGTTTACGATCAAGTAAAAGAAGCTTTACAAGGTTTTGATGTTGTGGAATTTGGAGGTATAGAACCTAATCCACGTTTTGAAACAGTTGTAAAAGCTGTAGATATCATCAAAGCAGAAGGAGTTGATTTCATTCTTGGAGTAGGTGGAGGAAGTGTAATTGATGGTGTTAAGTTTATTTCAGCTGCTGTATATTTTGAAGGAGATCCTATTGCAATAGTTCAAAAGAAAATGAGAGTAGATTGGAAAGCGATGCCTTATGGGGCTATTTTGACTTTACCAGCTACAGGAAGTGAGATGAATTGTGGTGCAGTAGTTACAATTGAAAAGACAAAAGAGAAGTTGTCATTTGAAGGAGAGTCATTATATCCTGTGTTTTCAGTATGTGATCCCAAAGTAATAGCATCTTTACCAGAAAGACAGATAGCAAATGGGTTAGCAGATTCATTTGTACACGTTTTAGAGCAGTACTTGACTTTTCCTCAGAATGCGCCATTACAAGATCGCTTTGCTGAAGGTATTTTAAGTACAGTGATCGAAGTATCAAAACCAATCTTAGAGGACCCAACAAACTATGAGGCAGCTAACAATTATATGTGGTGCTGTACTATGGCTTTAAATGGGTTAATTAGCAAGGGGGTTAAAGTGGATTGGGTAACTCATGCTATTGGACACGAATTAACTGCTTTATATGGTATTGATCACGGGCGTACACTTGCGATTATAGGGCCAAACTTATACCGTGTAATGTTTGAAACGAAAAAAGAGAAATTAGCTCAATTAGGTCGACGTGTATTTAATATACAAGGAGATAATGATGATGTAGTGGCTAAAGAAGCAATTGAAGCGATGGTTGAATTCTTCCATTCTTTAGGTATTCAAACTAAAATTTCAGATTATACAGAAGATTTTGAAAAAGCGAGTGCTTTTATCGCTGATAGATTTGCTGAAAGAGGTTGGGAAGCGATGGGAGAAAAGCACAATATTACTGTAGATAAAGTAAAAGAAATAGTAGAATTAAGTTTCTAA
- a CDS encoding peptidase U32 family protein, with amino-acid sequence MTVSGRIELMAPAGNFESLQAAIDNGADSVYFGVDQLNMRARSTVNFSIDDLEEIARRCNEKNIRTYLTLNTIIYDHDLSVVKTLLNRAKEAGLTAVIASDQAVIASARAIGLEVHISTQLNVTNIETVKFYSLFADTVVLSRELSLRQVKMITEGIEREQIKGPSGNLVEIEIFGHGALCMAVSGKCYLSLHSHNSSANRGACKQNCRKKYTVIDQETGFEIEIDNEYMMSPKDLCTLDFLDQVIDAGTKVLKIEGRGRAPEYVATVVRTYREAIDAVAEGTYSQEKVAEWMKALETVYNRGFWSGYYLGQKLGEWSDNPGSNATQKKVYVGKAMHYFQKASIGEFKIEAYDIKVGDRILITGPSTGAQELVIDEMYVNEQPTEKATKGDDCTFKLPFRIRLSDKLYKIVEA; translated from the coding sequence ATGACAGTTTCAGGAAGAATTGAGTTAATGGCTCCAGCTGGAAACTTCGAATCATTGCAAGCAGCAATTGATAACGGAGCAGATTCAGTATACTTTGGGGTTGACCAATTGAATATGCGTGCACGTTCAACAGTTAATTTCTCGATTGACGACTTGGAAGAAATTGCAAGACGTTGTAACGAGAAAAACATTCGTACTTATTTGACTTTAAATACCATTATTTACGATCACGATTTGTCGGTTGTAAAAACGTTGTTGAACAGAGCAAAAGAAGCAGGATTAACTGCGGTAATTGCTTCTGATCAAGCGGTAATTGCTTCTGCAAGAGCAATTGGTTTAGAAGTTCATATTTCTACGCAATTAAACGTTACGAATATTGAAACTGTTAAGTTTTATAGTTTATTTGCTGATACTGTAGTTCTTTCTCGTGAGTTGAGTTTACGTCAAGTAAAAATGATTACAGAAGGAATTGAGCGCGAACAAATAAAAGGTCCGTCAGGAAACTTGGTTGAGATTGAGATTTTTGGTCACGGTGCTTTGTGTATGGCTGTTTCAGGAAAGTGTTATTTGAGTTTACATTCACATAACTCATCTGCAAATAGAGGTGCATGTAAGCAAAATTGCCGTAAGAAATATACTGTAATTGATCAAGAAACTGGCTTTGAAATAGAGATTGATAATGAGTATATGATGTCTCCAAAAGACTTGTGTACATTAGATTTCTTAGATCAAGTGATTGATGCAGGAACGAAAGTGTTGAAGATAGAAGGTAGAGGTAGGGCTCCTGAGTACGTTGCAACAGTTGTTCGTACGTATAGAGAGGCTATTGATGCAGTTGCTGAAGGGACATACTCACAAGAGAAAGTTGCTGAGTGGATGAAAGCTTTAGAAACGGTTTATAACCGCGGATTCTGGAGTGGATATTACTTAGGACAAAAGTTAGGAGAGTGGAGTGATAATCCAGGAAGTAACGCTACTCAAAAGAAAGTGTATGTAGGTAAGGCAATGCACTACTTCCAGAAAGCGTCTATTGGAGAGTTTAAGATTGAAGCGTATGATATTAAAGTAGGTGATAGAATCTTGATTACAGGACCAAGTACGGGAGCGCAGGAGTTAGTTATTGACGAGATGTATGTGAATGAGCAACCAACAGAAAAAGCGACAAAAGGAGACGATTGTACGTTTAAATTGCCGTTCCGTATTCGCTTGTCAGATAAGTTATACAAAATAGTAGAGGCATAA
- a CDS encoding ferredoxin: MIVVTLQRDKCIGCNYCVEVAPKQFQMSKKDGKTVLLKSVNNKGFHTLKSPDYTILDGCEQAEKVCPVHIIKVKDI; this comes from the coding sequence ATGATTGTTGTTACTTTACAAAGAGATAAATGTATCGGATGTAATTATTGTGTTGAGGTAGCACCAAAGCAGTTTCAGATGTCTAAAAAAGACGGAAAAACAGTTTTGTTGAAGTCTGTAAACAATAAGGGGTTTCATACCTTAAAATCGCCTGATTACACTATCTTAGATGGCTGTGAACAGGCAGAGAAAGTATGCCCTGTACACATAATTAAAGTTAAAGATATTTAG